The genomic region GGCGTGAAGCCTTTGCTCTGTCGCTCGATCGATCAATGCCCGCAATGCTTCGAACAAGGGGTCGGCATCCGTGTGTTTTTTGCCGTAGGCCAGGTTGAAGGCGTAGTCGAAATCGGGAGGGTTCAGCCCCTGGGTGTGCTGCAGCAGGGTCTCCAGTTTGTCCATGGCTTTGACGGCTTTTGCTTCCGGCGAAAGCGCGTTCTCGTAGTCATCCCACAACGTCAGGATCTCGGTTTTCAGCGGACTGTCCAGGGACTGGGCCAACAGCAGCAGGTCGAGCCGCTCCTGCTCGCCCTTGTTGGGAAAGGCCGCCTGGCTAACCGCCGGGATATCGCCGTGGATGGCTTCGCCCAAATCATGGATAACGCACATCTTGAGGATTTTCAGCAGGTCCAGGCCGGGCAGTTGATCGGCGAATACCATCGCCATCAGACACAGGCGCCAACTGTGTTCGGCCGTGCTTTCAGTGCGACCCGAAGCCGTGTGGGCGCTTCTGAGCACATCCTTGAGTTTTTCCGCTTCGCGCAGGAAATCGAGACGGCCTTTGATTTTTTCCAGGTCCATGATGCTGCCCCCACAAGGTCGGTTATGCAGCTAAGCCTAGGTGCGCGAGCGTAGATCGTCCACGCATAAAATATGCGCGGTGTTCAGTCAGAGCGTCTCGACCAGGCGCGCGGCGCTGCCATCGCTCAGGGTCATGCGTGTCCAGCGACACAGGCTTGGGCGTATCGGCACGAGGCTGGAATCGTTGCTTCCAGTGGTGAACTCAAGGGCTGGGGGGGCCTGGGTTTCGCGCCAGCCGGTGTGTTCCAGGCTGGCTTCGATCAGCTGGATTTCCTGGGTTGCGAAGCGCCACAGCGACTGGCCCATAAGATCGGCGAGCGGGCTGGTGAATTGGAGTGCGCGGGAGGGCGAGCATGCGAGCAGGCGGTGCGTCAGGTCGCACACCAGGTGCATCGCTTGCGAACTCTCACTGACCAGCCGGGCCAATGCCTGGTCGGCGGCTGCATCAAGCCGGGCTGCCAACAACTGCTCAAGCTGTTGGTGCGCAGCCGGATCCATCGCTTGTACGCCACTTTCCCAGCGCGAAATAGTCGATTGAGTGACGTTGAATAGCTGCGCCGCATGGCTTTGCTTGACGCGGTGCAGCAAACGCCATCGCCGCAGCGCAATGCCGGGCAGCGCAGGCTTGAGCAAGGAGTGAGGCATTTGCGGTTCCTGAGCCGGCGGGTGGATGACGAGTGTGATGATATGAGGGCCGCAGTGCAAATGAGTGGGATGAACGGCCCTCGGGTTGGCACACCAAGCCTCAGGGCTGAAGTGTTGATCGCTCCAGATACTGGTTCAACGCAGATCCAATGTGGGAGGGGGCTTGCCCCCGATAGCGGATTGTCAGTCACTGCATGTGTTGACTGAACCACTGCTATCGGGAGCAAGCCCCCTCCCACATGGCTACTCCCTATTCCTGCAACAACAACGCCTGCTGCTTGAGCCTGCGCTTCTGCGCAAACGGCAACTTTTCATCATCCCCATACGGCGCGCTGTACCAATTGCCGTAGCTCGGGTTGGGCAGCAGGAACCAGCGTTGCCCCAGCCAGTTCACATAGGGTTCGACGGCCTTGCGCTGCGCAGCCAGGGTGTTGTGTTCGGCCTGCACGAAATCTCCCAGGGAGTCACCGGCCATCAACAGCACGCGTGCCTGGCTGGCGACCCATTGGCGGCGGCAGTTCTTGCCGTAGCCGGCGCTTTCGCAGTGGCCGGTAGGCGTGCTGGCCGCCAGGATCTGTTCATTACTCTCAATCGGAAAGCCGCGTAAACGCAGGTTGTTGGCCGTAGCCGCGACCTGGCTGTGTTCGCGGTTGGTGAGGTAATACACCTTGATCCCTTTTTGCCTGGCAGCCTGCAGGAATGCCACGGAACCTGGCAGTGCCTGGGCTTTGGCCTGCTCCACCCAGGTGTTCCAACGGTCATAGGAATACACCTGGTTATTGATGATGTCGCGGGCGTTGAGCGGCACGTTGTCCAACAGGGTCTCGTCGATATCCACCACCACCGCCGGTGGCAGGCCGGCCAGCTTGCGCGCCGGCAAGGGCAGGGCGTCCCAGGTGGGGTCGGCCAGCGCTACATCGAGTTGGCGGGTGGCGTTGGCGAAGAGCTGGCGGTAGATCAGCTCGTGCTCGATGGACGTCTGGGTCCAGAGCACGGCGTCGAGTTGGTCGTTGGCCGGTGGGGTCTGCTGGCAGCCTGTGAGGGCGGTGGTGAGCAAGCAAAGGCTCGCGACAATCAGATTACGCATGGAATGGTCTCGCAGTGGACGCCTGGGCGTGGATGACTCAATAAGGCTCGCCGATCGAGCAGTGTGCAATCAATTGCGCGAGTGCTCTTCTTAATAGGCTCTCTGCATGCGTGTTCATGCGTAGCATCAGGGAACCGTCCGATTGCAGGATGATGATCCCGTCGAGTTTGTCATGATAGCTGCGTACTTCATGGAAGCCGCCCTCGTCGGTAAACAACATCAACGGACCGCGCTCTGTTCTGGTGATGGCGTAAATGTCCAGCAACGGGCCGTGTTTGGCGGTTTCGAACAAGCCAAGCATGGCGTGGCGGGCAGGCACTCCTGCACGAACCGACCTCGGATAATATTCGTTAACGATCAACTCCATGCCTGCGTCGGCAATATACCCGGCAATGTCTGGCCAACAGGCTTGCGCCCGAGGGGCCAAGACATGTGCCATCGAACTTGTTGCATCGACAATCAGCTTGGGTAGCGGCCGAATATGTTCCGTAAGGACACGACGAAAGTGCTCGCGCAACTGGCGCGCTGAAGCCGCATTGGAGGGTGTCACGCAGGCGAATGCCTCGCAGCGCTCGCTAACGTTCACGTCGCCTTTATGTTTGCACATCTCACGGAGTTTCCTGGGCTGGCAGGCGGGCACCGGCCCATAGTTGGCGAGCGCTACCAGCGCCTCTGTATTGAGTTTTGCATAGTCACGCAATGCTTGATTGAAGTTGCGTGTATTAGCCCTGGCATATTGTTTGGCTTCAAGTACATAAATGATGCGATGGCTTCCATCCGCTTTGCGCTGCAGGAGTGAATAGTCTGGTTGAATATGTTGCTTGCGACCCGTTCCTGTCAGCCCAATACCTTGGGCCGCGACGCGAAACTCCGCGATCAATTCGAGAACGTCATTACCGATGCGCAGGTTAGCGATATGGCTGGGACTGAAAGCGAATGTCAGGCGATTGTCCGTGCCCATCAATTCAAAGTGCTCACCCGCGTATTGCAGTTCACGTTTGAGCAGGGTAACGAGCCACACGGAGTAGAGCTGTGAGCGGTGTTTCCAGATGGGCAGGTCGAGCACGTCCTCCAGTTCATGGGATAACGCGTTGGCCGCGACCACGTCTGAGTGAGCGTTGACCAGCGTTTCGACCTTTTTCGCCAAAACGGCTCGCTGGGAATGAGGGACCTGTTGGTGGCAATACCAAAGCGCCGGCAGAAGATGAAAGCGCGCAATGTGGTCTTCCTGGATATGAGCCAGCAAGGACTCGCTCCATTGCCTGATAGGTGTGCGGCCCGGCATGGCTGGATCGTCGGTCCTGCGCACGCTGCGCAGTTCAGCCTGGCTGGCGTAGCGGCCTGTGCGACGGCACAATTGCTCGGTCAGGTCCGCGATAGGCTGGAGTGCGCGGGTCAGTGGGTCGGTGATCGGTCCCTGGGGCAGTGGTACGGATGTCTGGTAAGGCCAGTCTAAATTGTTTATCCAGTTTTTTACCTCATCGCTCGCGATGGGCGTTTTGAGGGCGGCCCGAGCATTTTCCTCGCCCAGTGTGTCTGCAAAGGTGGTCAAAAGCCCCCCGCTGATCGCTACCAAGTCCCTGGGGTTATAAGCGCGTTGCGCAACAGTGCTATTGAGTCGCTCCATGATGTTGCGTGCGCTGCGAAAGGCCTCTGCATCGAAAGACAGCTTTTCGCCTTCATCAAAGTTGAACTCGAGTAACAGGCGCTCATTGCTATGGGATACGCCTGCCTCAATCATCATCTGATAGATGTCAGTGAGCATCATGCTGAACGGCTGCAAGGCATTGAGTACCGCGATCAGGAACGACGTGATGTCGACGTCGTGCAGCCGCAAGTAAGCGCCAACGTCCTGGAACGCGGGGATGTGCAACGCCGCCCGTAGGTCCACGACGAATTGTTTATCGTGGCTCATGGGGGCCAGCCGGCCCTCTGAATTCAAGCTGTCCCAAAGCTCAGCCGCGGTTTTCAAGTGCACAGGTTCATCCTTGATAAAGATAAGTGGCGATTAGCCATAATTTGCAAAGCGTGAGATGTTACCCGACTCAAGGAAACCATGCGCATTTCAGGATCAACATGAACGCACAACAAGGTCTTTACGAAAATGTCACGCTTATTGACATTCAATTGGCGTCTGTCTATTACCCGATTCTGGTCGACCTGGCCAAGCATAAACATTGCCTGACCTACACCGAGTTGGTTGATCGGGCCAAGCATGAGAACCCCGACCATAGGGTCGTTCAGAATGCCATCCCTGTATCCACCGGGCGGCGCTTGGATGTAGTCAGGCTGTTCACTGACGAGCGCAAGTTGCCAGACCTGACGTCGCTGGTAATCAGTAAAGGCACGGGGGAGTGTGGGAGCTTTTTCACCCGCCATTTCGATCCGGTGGCTGCGCGTGAGCAGGTCTTTGCGTTTGACTGGAACACCGCGACTACGGATTTTGCAGGTTTTGTCGAAGTGACCGAGAAAGCGGTGAAGCCGCGTAAAAAGGTCAAGAAGCCGCAGGCACGCGAACGCATGGCGGCTTACTATCAGGCGAACAAATCCAACCTCCCGGCTAACGTGAGTGAGTACAGAGAAGCCATCATCGAGCTCATTATGGAGGGCTTCTCTGATGAGGAGGCTTACGCGATGACGTTGCGCCAGACAAGCTGAGCGTACCTGTCGATTGTCCAATGCGACTGACCTGGCTCGATACAGGTACCGCCTACCCAACGTGCTTCTGAGCTATGGTCTGGCCAATAGGCGCTCTCGCTGAGCACTTCCCGCCCCAAGGCTGTCAGTTCCAGGTGGCGCCGAGGCCATTCCAGATGCGTCTCGGTTTCCAACAGCAACGGCTGCTCTGCATCAATCAACGGCTGCAGCAGGGCATGGAACATCATGTCTCCCAGGAATGGCAACGGCTCGCGCTTACCCATCAGCTCTGCGAACACCCGGCCGAATGGCACCGGTCCGGCCTCGGCGATGTACGTCAGGCCCAGGCGTTCGGTCAACGACAAGCCATCATGCGTTCCGGGTAACTCCTGCAATTGGCGCAGCAGCGCCGGAGCGAGAAAGGGCAGGCAGGGGTAATTGCCATGGGCCAGTTCCGCGAGCTTGAGCGGTGAGCTGTCGCAATAAGCCGACCAGGCGCGTTTGGCCAATTGCACTGCGTTGTCGTCGATCAAGCGCCGCTGCGGCCAGAGCCAGGCCAGCACATCGGGGGCCAATTGGCCTATGCCGATAAATCGCTCGACCCCGGGAATGCGGTCTGCCTCAATCAGCTCCAGCTTGTGCGGCGCCCGCTCCAGGCCGGCCAGGGCGCGCACCAGAAACAGTTGGTCGTAGGCGTCCGCTTCGCACCACAGCACACTGTGATCGGCATTGGCCAAGGTTTGTAGCTGGTCGTATTCATCGTTGACGCGATGCGCGACTTCAGTGGAGTCAAGGGCAAAGGCCTGACTGATAAAGATACTGCGCATCGCGCGGAACGTTTGGCTGGGCAGTTCACGCACTGGCCCCATGCACAACGGGTCCGTGAGCATCCGGAACTGGCCCTTGAACCCGGCCAGTTGCAGGCTGTGGGCAATATCGTTGCCACACCGCCAATGGGTGGTGCGCGATTCATCGCTGGCCTCGAAACCAGGGTGTCGGGCGGCAAAGTCGAGGGCGTCGACATGGGCCTTGAGCTTGGGCCAACTGGCGAAGCCCAGTTGTTTGGCAAGCTGCCATTGAGCCTGGGACAAGGTTGCGCTGGGGTCTTGGCTTTTCAGGCGCGACAACAGTTCCTTGGCGCGCTTGCGCTGCTGCTCAAGGTTAAGGCGGCCGTCGGTGTTTGAGGCGAAAGGGCGTTGCGACATACGAGCTCCTTGTTCGAACCTTTTCCGCTTTAAGGTTGGGAGTCGTAGAAATGAGGTAGAGCTGTGATGTCCTGGGCGCAGCCCTTTCCGCGGAAGGTGGCGTGG from Pseudomonas synxantha harbors:
- a CDS encoding helix-turn-helix domain-containing protein; this translates as MPHSLLKPALPGIALRRWRLLHRVKQSHAAQLFNVTQSTISRWESGVQAMDPAAHQQLEQLLAARLDAAADQALARLVSESSQAMHLVCDLTHRLLACSPSRALQFTSPLADLMGQSLWRFATQEIQLIEASLEHTGWRETQAPPALEFTTGSNDSSLVPIRPSLCRWTRMTLSDGSAARLVETL
- a CDS encoding HD domain-containing protein, with protein sequence MDLEKIKGRLDFLREAEKLKDVLRSAHTASGRTESTAEHSWRLCLMAMVFADQLPGLDLLKILKMCVIHDLGEAIHGDIPAVSQAAFPNKGEQERLDLLLLAQSLDSPLKTEILTLWDDYENALSPEAKAVKAMDKLETLLQHTQGLNPPDFDYAFNLAYGKKHTDADPLFEALRALIDRATEQRLHAAE
- a CDS encoding DUF1835 domain-containing protein: MSQRPFASNTDGRLNLEQQRKRAKELLSRLKSQDPSATLSQAQWQLAKQLGFASWPKLKAHVDALDFAARHPGFEASDESRTTHWRCGNDIAHSLQLAGFKGQFRMLTDPLCMGPVRELPSQTFRAMRSIFISQAFALDSTEVAHRVNDEYDQLQTLANADHSVLWCEADAYDQLFLVRALAGLERAPHKLELIEADRIPGVERFIGIGQLAPDVLAWLWPQRRLIDDNAVQLAKRAWSAYCDSSPLKLAELAHGNYPCLPFLAPALLRQLQELPGTHDGLSLTERLGLTYIAEAGPVPFGRVFAELMGKREPLPFLGDMMFHALLQPLIDAEQPLLLETETHLEWPRRHLELTALGREVLSESAYWPDHSSEARWVGGTCIEPGQSHWTIDRYAQLVWRNVIA
- a CDS encoding 5'-nucleotidase, lipoprotein e(P4) family; protein product: MRNLIVASLCLLTTALTGCQQTPPANDQLDAVLWTQTSIEHELIYRQLFANATRQLDVALADPTWDALPLPARKLAGLPPAVVVDIDETLLDNVPLNARDIINNQVYSYDRWNTWVEQAKAQALPGSVAFLQAARQKGIKVYYLTNREHSQVAATANNLRLRGFPIESNEQILAASTPTGHCESAGYGKNCRRQWVASQARVLLMAGDSLGDFVQAEHNTLAAQRKAVEPYVNWLGQRWFLLPNPSYGNWYSAPYGDDEKLPFAQKRRLKQQALLLQE